One genomic segment of Ipomoea triloba cultivar NCNSP0323 chromosome 9, ASM357664v1 includes these proteins:
- the LOC116028415 gene encoding cysteine-rich and transmembrane domain-containing protein WIH2-like, translating to MSYNQGPPPVGVPPPQGYPPEGYPKDAYPPPGYPPQGYPQGYPPQGYPPQGGYPPQYPPPQYAAPPPQQQSGSSGCLEGCLAALCCCCLLDACF from the exons ATGAGTTACAATCAGGGTCCTCCTCCCGTCGGTGTGCCGCCTCCTCAAG GTTATCCGCCGGAAGGATATCCTAAGGATGCTTATCCTCCACCCGGTTACCCGCCCCAGGGGTATCCTCAAGGTTATCCTCCTCAAGGATACCCTCCCCAGGGCGGTTACCCTCCACAGTATCCTCCGCCGCAGTACGCCGCCCCTCCGCCTCAGCAGCAATCGGGGAGCTCCGGCTGCTTGGAAGGATG TTTGGCTGCTCTGTGCTGTTGCTGTCTCTTAGATGCGTGCTTTTGA